One Gaiella occulta genomic region harbors:
- the cas3g gene encoding type I-G CRISPR-associated helicase/endonuclease Cas3g: MISFADFFETLHGRAPFPWQEMLAERVVTSGWPAAVDLPTAAGKTTLIDIAVWALVTNPTGDRRQPRRIFFAVDRRIVVDEAFQRARRIAERLRHAGEDDSDPLNEVAAALLALGGDVPLRAAELRGGMYLDHGWAHSPVQPLVCVSTVDQVGSRLLFRGYGLPDRDGNQLPIHAGLVGNDALIVLDEAHLSQPFEETLAAIGRYRTWSETPISVPWHVVRMSATLDSSDGTFPAAAEREAALDHPLLTRRFDAKKLARLEAAQDHSFSEKVADAARELARGDRARVIGIVVNRVAAAREVFERLGGDSDADRILLIGRSRPVDRDRLIESWWERIRAGRERQGDERHLYLVATQCIEVGADLDFDALVTEIAPLDSLRQRFGRLDRLGDLGETRAVIIARKASIAAKAEDPIYGTALRSTWRWLESLLPSGRAKSREIDLGVRALERRLPAGDELRALLAPRTSAPVLLPAHLDRLAQTSPRPAVEPEPALFLHGDDAEPPDVQVVWRVDLGEDPTRWAEVVALVPPRTGEVISLRLADLRRWVGRGSVEEDLADVEGARELKEPAETDARRVLRWRGPGNDGTTPVGIGEIRTGDTIVVPAAWGGLDEFGWSPTSKTPVEDVAEAAVLASHRRPALRLQPEVLRGCSDDVPAVRLAIEELLKLMEGGDDIRSSLDGLLDRIGAEMQETAIGTAAELLLEDVRSSWDRVRRHLAPYPDNSGLVVIGKPRAASEPDVTDEGDASSFVGPITLADHTNGVTERAEAFAAASGLALEVVGDLTLAARLHDLGKIDPRFQIMLYGGDAVAAATSPEPMAKSGMRAGDRVARRRARELAGYPSGYRHESASVALIESRSKLLDTANDPELVLHLVASHHGHGRPFLPPVVDESPVSLTAQLDGEVLEASSAHGLERLGSGISDRFVACTRRYGWWGLAFLEAVLRLADHRQSEAEASRT; the protein is encoded by the coding sequence ACCTCCCGACAGCCGCCGGGAAGACGACGCTCATAGACATCGCGGTGTGGGCGCTCGTGACGAATCCGACCGGCGATCGGCGGCAACCGCGGCGGATCTTCTTCGCCGTCGACCGCCGCATCGTCGTCGACGAGGCGTTCCAGCGTGCCAGGCGCATCGCTGAAAGGCTCCGGCACGCAGGCGAGGACGACTCCGATCCGCTCAACGAGGTTGCTGCGGCGCTCCTCGCTCTCGGCGGCGACGTCCCGCTCCGTGCCGCCGAGCTCAGGGGCGGAATGTACCTCGACCACGGCTGGGCGCACTCGCCGGTGCAGCCGCTCGTCTGCGTCTCCACGGTCGATCAGGTTGGCTCGCGTCTGCTGTTCCGCGGCTACGGACTTCCCGATCGGGACGGGAACCAGCTTCCGATCCACGCGGGTCTCGTTGGGAACGACGCGCTCATCGTGCTCGACGAGGCGCATCTCTCTCAGCCCTTCGAGGAGACGCTCGCAGCGATCGGACGCTACAGGACGTGGAGCGAGACCCCGATCTCGGTGCCGTGGCACGTCGTTCGCATGTCAGCGACCCTCGACTCGTCGGATGGCACCTTTCCTGCTGCGGCGGAACGCGAAGCCGCGCTCGATCATCCCTTGCTCACGCGGCGTTTCGACGCGAAGAAGCTCGCGCGCCTCGAGGCTGCGCAGGATCACTCGTTCTCGGAGAAGGTCGCAGACGCGGCGCGTGAGCTTGCACGGGGCGACCGAGCTCGCGTGATCGGGATCGTCGTCAACCGGGTCGCGGCCGCACGCGAGGTGTTCGAACGACTCGGTGGAGACAGCGACGCGGACCGCATCCTCCTGATTGGCAGGAGCCGTCCGGTCGATCGTGACCGTCTGATCGAGAGTTGGTGGGAGCGGATCCGGGCCGGACGAGAGCGGCAAGGCGACGAGCGGCACCTGTACTTAGTCGCGACGCAATGCATCGAGGTGGGCGCCGACCTCGACTTCGACGCGCTCGTCACCGAGATCGCTCCGCTCGATTCGCTGCGACAGCGTTTCGGCCGGCTGGACAGGCTCGGCGACCTCGGTGAGACACGAGCCGTGATCATCGCGCGCAAAGCGAGCATCGCTGCGAAGGCGGAGGACCCGATCTACGGGACGGCTCTTCGGTCGACCTGGCGCTGGCTCGAGAGCCTCCTTCCCTCGGGTCGGGCGAAGAGCCGAGAGATCGACCTCGGCGTGCGGGCTCTCGAGAGGCGCCTTCCGGCAGGAGACGAGCTGCGGGCGCTGCTCGCCCCGCGCACGTCGGCGCCCGTGCTCCTGCCCGCCCATCTCGACCGACTCGCCCAGACCTCTCCGAGACCGGCGGTCGAGCCGGAGCCGGCGCTCTTCCTCCACGGCGATGACGCTGAACCGCCAGACGTCCAGGTCGTCTGGCGCGTTGATCTCGGAGAAGACCCGACGCGGTGGGCGGAGGTCGTCGCGCTCGTCCCACCCCGCACGGGCGAGGTCATCTCGCTTCGACTCGCGGACCTGCGTCGTTGGGTAGGTCGCGGCTCTGTCGAGGAGGATCTCGCCGACGTCGAAGGAGCAAGAGAGCTGAAGGAGCCGGCTGAGACCGATGCGAGACGCGTGTTGAGGTGGCGGGGGCCGGGGAACGACGGGACGACGCCGGTCGGTATCGGCGAGATCCGAACCGGCGACACGATCGTGGTCCCGGCCGCGTGGGGAGGGCTCGACGAGTTTGGTTGGAGCCCGACGTCGAAGACGCCCGTCGAGGACGTCGCTGAGGCGGCGGTTCTCGCTTCGCATCGGCGCCCGGCGCTACGACTTCAGCCGGAGGTTCTCCGCGGCTGCTCGGACGACGTTCCTGCCGTCAGGCTTGCGATCGAAGAGCTCCTCAAGCTCATGGAAGGCGGCGACGACATCCGCTCGTCGCTCGACGGGCTCCTCGACCGTATCGGCGCGGAGATGCAGGAAACGGCTATCGGCACGGCGGCGGAGCTGCTCCTCGAGGACGTGCGTAGCTCGTGGGACCGAGTTCGGCGCCACCTTGCCCCCTATCCGGACAACTCCGGACTCGTCGTGATCGGGAAGCCCCGGGCCGCGAGCGAGCCGGACGTCACGGACGAGGGCGATGCTTCGTCGTTCGTAGGCCCCATCACCCTTGCCGACCATACGAACGGCGTGACCGAGCGGGCGGAAGCCTTCGCCGCGGCCAGCGGCCTCGCGTTGGAGGTCGTCGGCGATCTGACGCTGGCCGCGCGACTGCACGACCTGGGCAAGATCGATCCGCGGTTTCAGATCATGCTCTACGGTGGCGACGCCGTGGCCGCAGCCACAAGCCCGGAGCCGATGGCCAAGTCGGGCATGCGAGCAGGCGACCGTGTCGCGCGGAGGCGCGCCCGCGAGCTCGCCGGCTACCCATCGGGGTATCGGCACGAAAGCGCGTCGGTGGCGCTGATCGAGTCGCGGTCCAAACTACTGGATACTGCGAACGATCCCGAGCTCGTGCTGCATCTCGTGGCGAGCCATCACGGTCACGGGAGGCCCTTCCTACCACCCGTCGTCGATGAGTCCCCTGTTTCCCTGACAGCTCAGCTCGACGGCGAAGTGCTCGAGGCCTCGAGCGCGCACGGGCTCGAACGCCTCGGCTCGGGCATCAGCGATCGGTTCGTCGCCTGCACCCGGCGCTACGGCTGGTGGGGGCTCGCTTTCCTGGAGGCCGTGCTGCGCCTTGCCGATCACCGTCAGTCCGAAGCAGAAGCGAGCCGGACGTGA
- a CDS encoding type I-G CRISPR-associated protein, Cas3-extension family, producing MTSLVARGPDGGNLLGFLSALGALAVLDDAWTERRVRLSWTFAAVGWRPVLEAEGDLSEADIAQTILDACGGAARRPEFTELGDDLSVTHSAFRDVAARAANAATPDERRWADFIAAFGCELPKKEKEATIQDTALRTMSGAGHQHFLRSMRELANLATADDVRRALFEPWRYGDERPTMRWDPVDDRRYALRADDPAKSKSAPIRTVRGANRLAIEALPLLPTMPRCRRVETTGFQYGGSSVGRTIRWPIWEVPSSRATLVSLLASRDIVADPPDRDRLHAIGVAEVFASTRVTTGKIRSFTPAKALLGGTRCTL from the coding sequence GTGACGAGTCTCGTCGCGAGGGGCCCTGATGGTGGCAATCTGCTCGGCTTCCTCTCCGCGCTCGGGGCGCTCGCCGTCCTCGATGATGCGTGGACCGAGCGGAGAGTTAGGCTGTCGTGGACGTTCGCCGCAGTCGGCTGGCGCCCAGTGCTGGAGGCAGAAGGCGATCTCAGCGAAGCGGACATCGCCCAGACGATTCTCGATGCGTGCGGAGGCGCCGCTCGGCGCCCCGAGTTCACCGAACTCGGCGACGACCTAAGCGTCACGCACTCGGCGTTTCGTGACGTAGCGGCGAGGGCTGCGAACGCGGCAACGCCCGACGAGAGGAGATGGGCTGATTTCATCGCAGCCTTTGGGTGCGAGCTTCCCAAGAAAGAGAAGGAAGCGACGATCCAGGACACGGCTCTGCGAACGATGAGCGGCGCTGGGCATCAGCACTTCCTGCGATCGATGCGCGAGCTTGCCAACCTCGCCACCGCGGACGACGTTCGACGTGCACTGTTCGAGCCGTGGCGCTACGGGGATGAGCGTCCGACCATGCGCTGGGACCCCGTCGACGACCGGCGCTACGCGCTACGGGCAGACGATCCTGCGAAGTCGAAGTCCGCGCCGATCCGTACGGTTCGAGGAGCGAACCGCCTTGCTATCGAAGCGCTTCCGCTCCTTCCTACGATGCCGAGGTGTCGCAGGGTGGAGACGACCGGGTTCCAGTACGGTGGTTCGTCAGTCGGCCGGACGATCCGCTGGCCGATCTGGGAAGTGCCCTCGTCACGAGCGACCCTCGTCAGTCTGCTTGCAAGCAGGGACATAGTCGCTGATCCGCCCGACCGCGACCGCCTCCACGCGATCGGCGTGGCGGAGGTGTTCGCGAGCACGAGGGTGACGACCGGGAAGATACGAAGCTTCACTCCCGCGAAAGCCTTGCTCGGCGGCACACGATGCACGCTATGA